Genomic window (Acinonyx jubatus isolate Ajub_Pintada_27869175 chromosome B1, VMU_Ajub_asm_v1.0, whole genome shotgun sequence):
ATCTATTAAAGTAATTTACACTCTTTAATTGTAAGTGAAGTTTatgcttttcatatgtttattagtcatttgaaattttctttcgTTAATCACCAGCTTTTCCATTACTTCTTAGTCTTTGtcattgtttattaaaatatgaaagtttCTTTCATAACAAGTATATTAGTGCTCTGCTGGTCACACGGGTGTAACCATTTCTTTTCTGGTCAATatcacttaccttttttttttttttgtcttaagttATATAGATCAAATCTACCAATCTGTTCCTTTATGATTgatgattttcttgttttctttttttctaactatTATTGTCTTGttcgtttttttttaacatttagttccATAGTTtgtcctaattttattttgtcattgtaCAAGGGCATTGTATAAAATCATCACTGTCTCTAGGCTTTCTTAAAaaactgcttgggactctctgtggAGGGAATGCCTTTCCCTACTCTGGAGGCGGGGCAGCcatgggcaggggcaggggcagggggctgcaGACAGCACAGGCATTTCAGAGAATAAACACATCAAAAACAAAGTTCACCTGCCTGGAATCTCTGAACTGTATCTTTTAGTCTGAGGAGTGTGGCTTCAGTTCTTTCTCCTACAGGCCCCTTTGCTGTGAGTTTCTTAAAGGAAGATCATGGGAAATCAGGCTAGTGAGAATAAAGATGGGTttctgaaagcagctttctgctagaTGTGCAATAGACATTTTTAGCCAGCTAAATGGCATTGTGTCATGTCTTTTTGACTCACTTCCATTGCTCTTTGTCACCTTTCCCTTTTCAGCATTGGTTGTGTCCCCAAGCACTTGCATCCACTCTTGCTGGATCAGGAGAGTCAGAATCTCTGAGCCCTGGCAGGTCTGAGGCTGCGAAGTCTCAGTACAGGTGGGAAGAGGTGCCAagaaggtgggaaggagaaaaaattgcAGGTGATCATCACCTCTTTTGACTGGGACAGAAGACCATGTATGCAGTCATGAAAACACCCAGCGTAAAACATAAAAGGAAGGAGTAATGGACATAAATAGAAGCCAATAGTCGAAGATAGAAAACATTGTATTCAACAGAATGCCATTCAGAAGAGCTGTGTATTTTTTCCGCGGAAGAAACACCTTAAAAACCCACTTAGAGTGGAAGACAAGATCCCtaaagtatatttattaacaAAAGATGGTCCCTAAATTTCTCTGCAGAATAAAGAGCTGAAGAATTTTGAGAGTATTGGccttgaagaaagaaaagttagatGGAGGCTTTCCAGAGGAATGTTACCTGCTTTGTGTTGTTCAGCAGAAGCTATAAAATTATGATATGCTCAGAGTTGGATGTTTGGAAACCAGTGAAGGATTTTTGACCAAAAGTTTAAAGGAAGCTTAAAGGTTGAGTAAGGAAATcaacaaaagtggaaaaaaaaataatggctaaaatcacaTAAGGCTTATTATGTAGTGGGCACTGTTCCAGGTCCTTTACataaattaactaatttattCTCCAAATCCCCCTATAAGTGGGCATTATCActcttcccattttgtagataagcAACTTCAGGCAGAGTCAGGTTAAGTCATTTGCCAGGTTATTCAGCTGATAAATGGTAGAACCAGAAACAGAACCCACAGCATTTGTTTTCAGAACtgcttatttaatttaaaataacatacgtctgtgggaaaaaaaggaagttagtCCAGGTTTACCAAAcaacacaataatttttttaattgacctgaccatctttgaattttattttgaaaatttctattgTCTCATTGTGGAGCCATATGAAAAACAATTCTatgttcttgaaaaaaatatattcataatagaTGTGACCAAAAGAGCAGCGTgataatttttaagtttgattaTCATCTTCTTCCTTAGTGACCTTATGTCATCAAAGACCACCTGTAAGCTCGTGGCACCCCTAGCTCCAGCTCCTGAACCCCAGactcatatattttacttaacatcTGCATCTGGAAATTTAATAGACATTTCAGGCTCCGTATGTCAAAACTAAATTTCCATCTTCCCCGGTAAAACTGCTCCATGCCAAGACTTCTCCAGTTTGGCTGATGGGACAGCAGTCTTCCAGCAGTTCAGGTCCCAAACCTTGCAGTCATCCCTGGCTCTTTTTCCTCACAACCCACATCCTACCTATCAGAAAATCCTATTGTTCTATCTGTGTGGTAGGCACAAAATGGCCCTCAATGATTCCTTTCTTCTGGTATTCATGACATGGTATAATCTCTTCCATTTGAGTGTGGACTGGAATTATTGACATGTTACTAATGAATCAAATATGAAGAAGTGATGGGATATTGCTTCTGAGGTTAGGTTACAAAAAGATTGTGGTTTCCATCTTTGGTGTCTTCTCATGTTCTCTTTTGGGCTATGGACTCTGGtgaaagccagctgccatgttgtgaagCAGCTAGGATAGAGTTAATGTAACATCAATGAACAGAGAAGCAACACCTAGAAATGATCTCTCAACTATTTTGTGAATGTACCAACATTTTATACATCTGATGGTATTCCTTTTACTGCAGCTGATCCAGATTACCAAGAGAAGTATCAAGAGTTACTTGAAAGAGAGGACTTTTTTCCAGATTATGAAGAAAATGGTATAGACCAATCGGCAGCTGGTGATCCATATttggatgatggtgatgatgaaatGGACCCAGAGACAGAAGAAGCTTATAACAATTTGGTTTGGACTCAGAGCATAAGTGAAAGCGATAAAGCCAAATTTCAGCATATCAGTTTTATAAAGCAATTTGGGTTATGGTGATTTGGCAGAacatagaaaatgaagaaaatgtgtcaCACTTAGACCAAATTAAGGATGTTGAGTTATGTTACTGATGTATGCAACTTTAATGTTGCATAACACTATCTGCCAAAAGAAACTTTATTCTCTATAGCTTaaacttaaaatgtatatatgtatacacatatgtttatatttatatattatgtacagtTAATTCCTCTCTTTTGGTTACAGTACAATTGGttttgaaataaatcaaataaaaaaaaaggaacagcagGAGAATGAACTTGGAAGGGGATCTTTAGAGGCTTATTAACAGCCATGGGTATGAGCTCAGAAATTGGTCTGGAGATGTCCACAGCTCTTCCCCAAACCTTGATGCTGGCATCATTGTGGGAGATCCTGGGCCAGAACCACCAGGCTAAGCTGCTCCAAGATTTCTGGTCCTCAGAAACTATGAgctaataaatattagctgtttcCAGCCCCTAAGATTTTAGGAAATTTGCCAACACAGCAATAGATATTAATacaaccttcaaaatatatccagaatcagACTGCTTCTTATCGTTTCCATAAATACCAACCAGCTTCACTATCTCTTGCCTAGATTATTGCAACAGACTTTATTAAAGGGCTTACtgcttattttcactttattatcTGCATTGTGAGGGTTAAACATCTCTATTCAGAACCCTGCAATGATTCACCTTTTCAATCAGAGTAAAAGTATCATGAAATCTCCCATGATCTGGGCCCCAATGACATCTCCTGCCTCACCTGTAATTCCTCTTCCTCTTGGCTCACTCTGCTTGAGCTACTCTGACCTATTTACTTTCCTGGGCGCACATCAGACATGTTCTGATCTTTGGGCCTTTGCATGGGCAGATTCTTCTTTTAGGAATGCTCTTCACAAACTATCCCTTCTTATCTCTTTCAAACTTTTGCTCCTTCTTACCTATCAATGAGGcctattgtatttaaaattaaagccaCTGTCAACCTCCATACCTACTTTCTcccttctaatttttaaaaaacgtttatttatttattttgagagagaaggagagagagagcacaggagggacaatgagagagggagagaaagaatcccaagcagtgcagagcctgatgcggggctcgaactcactgtgagaccatgacctgagccaaaaccaacagtcagacgctcaaccgactgagccacccagtcaccctagtcttttctaattttttaagcaCTAATAACCTATTATCTGATACtatataatgtatttatcatGATTATCATTTATGATAATAATTCTACCCTATTCCCAtagtagaatgtaagctctattAGGACAGGGAGTttagttttgttcactgatgtatctcCAGGGTACAGAACAGTGTCTAGCACATTGTAGACCCTTAATGAATATGTGTTGACTACATGAATCAACGTACCTGTCATTAGAAGATAATTTATATGCCTTTATTTTGATTGGAATGTAAGGTACTAATATCAAATGCTACCTTGGTCTCATTTCCATTATAATGATTAACTAGG
Coding sequences:
- the LOC113602271 gene encoding polyadenylate-binding protein-interacting protein 1-like, with the protein product MPEPILDFNCNYVTADPDYQEKYQELLEREDFFPDYEENGIDQSAAGDPYLDDGDDEMDPETEEAYNNLVWTQSISESDKAKFQHISFIKQFGLW